The nucleotide window CGGCGTTGAGCGGAGTCAACGCGCCCCGGTACACCGTCAGGCTCAGGCTTTCAGCCTGCATCGGCGTCGGCACCAGGCGCACGCGCGCCGGTAAGGCGCCGCTGGCTTGCTCGAAGATGAAGCAGCGCGGCGCACCGGATCGAACTTCCCAACCCGGTTGCTGATCATCCAGCGCTTCCACGCTGGTTTCCGTGAGCGGGTGGCCGCGCAGTGCAAGGCGCTTGACCTCGAACACGCTGGCGTGCAGATCGTAGGTGGACTGGCCGGGCACCAGACCGATCGCGCAGACGGCGGGCGTGCTGCGATCCTCGATCAGCCTGGCGCGCTCACATGCTTCCTGCACAGCCTCATTCAGGTAGGAGACGATTTCCTCTGCCGACCACAGGAAAGGCTTCGCGACATCCAACGTGCCTGCGCGGAAAGCGGAGATGAAATCGTCAACCGTCACGTCCGATTACTCCGGCGTGGTCAACTCGGCGAAGGCGGCGTCGGCCTCCTCACGCGTCACAGAAAAACCCGCCTTGGATTTCAAGCGCATCAGGTTGGGCTTGCCATCACCGGTGAAGTCCTCCTTGTCGGCGCCAGCGATCATGGCGGCCAGCGTCTCGCGCAGCACCAATTGACGATTCACGATTTGTGTTTGTGCTTCGGGCGTGCCGCCGCCGGCCAGCACAGCGCCGCGATGGATCGCCTCGCGCTGAAATGCTTCGGGCACTTCGACTCCCTCGTCAGAGGGAATCACCATCGTGTGGCCGCTCGTCAATGAGATATGCAGCGGCTCGGATGTGGGAGAGCGGAATTTCATGATCTTGTCCTTTTCAATCGTCTGGCGGTGGAACACCGCCGGTGGCGCGGGCTACAGATACCCGCGCCAGAGAGGCAATCAGTCCTGGGTGAAGGCCGATCGGCCAATCACGTAGTACTGAAGCGTGACCCGCGCAGACCCTGCCGTGGGGGCTGTGCCGGCTTGAGCCACGAGCGCTTTGAGGGACTCAGCCAAGGCGTGCGTGAAGCCAGTCACCGTCAGCGCGGTGCGCGCGGCCGTCTTGAGGTCAACAGCGTTCGCGTAGCGGTTCGCCGACGCAGCATCACCCAGCGTCAGGGTGGCGGTCGTGACGTTGTTCCAAGGCGTGGTCACCACGATGTCGCCGCCGACCACCACGGCATTGCCGGGCAAGTCGATGGCGTTCTCGGCGGTGCCGATCACTGGATCGTTGTGGTTGATCGTCAGGTGCGCCACGATCAGCTCCTGGCGGCTGGCGTTCTGCTTGATGGCCATGGTTGGCTCCTATGAACAGGGGAATCGATGGAAGGACGTGGAGGGACGCACGCGCCCCTCCCGTGGCCGCATTACTGCAGGTAGTGGTCGATGGAGACCACGCCGAAGTCTTCGGTCGAGCGGTCGTAGATCGAATAGAACTTGGGCTTGAGCAGGCCAAGAATCTTGTCGATGTTCAGGCCCACCTGGCTGTCGTACTGGAAGAGCTTCTCTACCCAGTCGCCAGGGCCCAGGTCCGCCATGCCCAGCGCCTGCGCGCCGCACAGCAAGGTGCGCGTGCCGTTCACGTTGCCGCCGGCGCCCCACTTCGAGCCTGCTGCAGCGCCCAGCGTGCTGTAGACGAGACTGTGCTCGTGGATCACCGCGCCATCGACCGTCACGGTCGCACCGGTGAACCAGGGCGAGTCCATGCCTAGCTTGGCTGCAACGGCCACCACCGCGCGCTGGTAGTCCGGGTCCTTCTTCAAGGCACCCAGCGTGCCCGGCTGCACGAACATGGCGTAGTACGGCTTGCCGCCGGCCATCAGCGGCTTGATGCGGTGCGTCTTGGCGTAGGTGATCGCGTCAACGATCATTCCGTACTTTGGCACGTAGGCGTTCGTGATGCTGCCGGTACTGGACAGCTGCAGCGAAGAGCCGTCCCACATCAGCGAGCGCTTCGCCGACGGTGCGGTCACATCGCCAGAGAACGCGAGGTTCGGAAACGGCGAGCCTGCACGCACGGAGCCATCGTTGTTGAAGCCGTAGCTGATGCCCGAGAGCGTCAGGAAGGCCAGCTGGTCGACGCGGTTGGCGAGCCAGTAGGCCAGCTTGTCGCGGCCCTGTTCGCGGAAGTTGATCACCGTCTTCTGGTCGGCCAGCTTGCCCTTGTTCTTCACGCCGTGGCTGATCTGGTCGATGGTGATGATTTGCGAGTGGGAGTCCATCGCCTCCTCGTTGCCTTCGCGCTCGTTGTCACCGATGACGCCATCGCCCACCAGGTCGGCGACCAGGTGAAAGATGCATTGCTCGCCCTTCTCGGTCTTGGTCAGTTCCTTGACCACCTGAATGACGCTGTTCTCGCCCTTGCCCATGAAGTTCTTGACGAACATCTGGTCGCGGGCGGCGCTCCATGTCTCGCGCGCCCAGTTCACTTTCTGGATGGGCGTCAGTGCTGCAAAGTTGGTTTCCATGTTGTTTCTCGCAAAGAAAGGTTTGGTGTCGGGACATGACGCCGCCCACTGCGAGAAACATGGCTTCGGCGGCCAAGAGCGCCGGACTCTTTTACGCCCTGTCCTGGGCGGCGCCTGCTTGAATCACGGCCGGCAGAGTGGGCGATTCCCTGCCGGCTTGCGCCTCGATCAGTCGCCGCGAAGGCGCTTTCGTTCGGCCTCGGGGAGCTTCATGTACTCCTCATCCGATAGCGCAGAAGCGTCGATCTGCGCGGGATTGGAGCGATTTCCAATGCCTGCCTGCATGGCTGCCGGCTGCATCTGTGAATCCGTGGCACCGCGTCGATTCGCGCGCTCTACCCGAATATCACCAGAAGTGCCATCCCCTTGTCCAACCCTAGAGGGGGTGCCGACCGGGGCGAAGCGCGGAGCGATCGCGCGCACAGCTTCATCAAGCGCCTTGTCGCGCGAGGTGCCGCGGCTCATCTTGAGCATCACGGAGGCCTCGATCAAGTCCATGGCCTCGGCGCCTTCGGGTTGCTCCAGCCAAGGGAACTCGGCCATGAGTTGCTCAACAGTGGCCTCCACTTTGGCCTGCACGCGCTCGTGAGCGGTCACCGTGCTGAACCGGTTGAAGGCAGCCTCCTCGATGGCGGCATTGATCCGAACCCGCAGTGCGGCCGCAGCCTTCATGTCGCCGTCCATGATCAGTTCGCCATACCGCTCCTCAGCGGCCTGCAGATCGAGCGCCTCGGCCTGCTGCACGGGAGGTGAACCGGGTGCACTCCCATTGCCAGCCGCCAGCTGGGCGCGCAGCGCCTCAACCTCCTGCTCAAGGGCTTTGCGCCGCTCATTGACCTCGTTGAACCGAGCGCGCGGGATACCTGCCCCATGGTTCCGCTCTCCGCCTTCATCAGGTTCAGGCGCGGCCGCGTCGGACGGCGGAGCTGGCGCGGCAGGCGCGTCATCGGCGGCGCTCTCGGTGTCGTCGCCGCGCAGCTTGCGGCGCTCCTCGATGGGCAGGCTGGCATAGCTGTCGTCATCCACCACGGCGGCGTCAGTGCCGCTGGTGTCGGGCCCTTCGTCGCCGGCAGGCGCGAGGTAACGATGGTGCTGTAGGGATGGATTCATGTCGGTTCCTCAGTGATCACTGTCGTTGGGAAATTCGGTCAGCCGGACACCATCAGCGGCCCGCGTCTCGAGGCCGTCCTCCTGGCCTTGGGCCGGGCTGGCGGGCGTCAGTGGATCGGTGTTGCGGGGCAGCTCGACATGCGGCAGCTGGCCGGCGGGCTGCGGCACGATGGGCGCCGCGTCGTGATCCACGTAGTTCGCCGAGCGCAGCAGGCTGTCGGCAAGGCTCGCCGTGGCTGGGGTCTGGGCAATCACCTGGGCGGTCTGCACCGCGCTGTATTGCGTCTTCACCGCCACGTCGGTTGCGTCTGCTTCGAGCTTTCTCGCCTGCGCCTCAAGCACCCGGGCCCGCGCTTGCAGACTCGGGTCTGGCGGCGGTTGGTTGGTGCCCATCGACTCCAGGACATCCTGCTTGTCGGCCAGGTTGCTGTAGCGCACAAGGACAGTCGGCGGGAGCGGCACGCCAGCCTTCATCATCTCCAACGCCTGCTGGAACTGGCTGTTCTGGAACGTGACCTGCATCGGCTGCTCGGAGATCACGACGTCGTAGGTGCCCACCGTCACGTCGTTGTAGTACTGGCCCGTGGCCTGGTCGAACTTGTTGATCTCCAGCAGCTCCTCACTCGGCTTGCCGGTCATCGGATCGGTCTCGGTGATCCGGAAGATGCGGTAGCTGTCGTAGTAGCGCTGGATCAGCTTGAGAATGCGCCTGGCGAGCAGTTGGCGGGTGTAAGCCAAGTTGTCCAGGGGAATGGCCAGCTGCTGCTGGCTGGCGAACTGCTTGGACTAGATGGCGATGCCGGCCTCGTTCTGCCCACCGATGCCGCGCATGGCGTCCGGCACCGTCACGTCCCTCAGCGCCTTGTCGGCGCGGTCGATGATCCGGTCGATGCCGGTGGGCACCTGGTTGGGCTGGATCTTCTGCGGGGGCGTAGAACCCTTTTTGTATTCGACCACCAGGCCAGTTCGTGCGCCGTCTGCCTGCAGGTCCTCCAGCGACATGTTGGTCAGGGAGTTCTCCTCGACCACCCATCCGCTGTTGGCCGCCGTGTTCACGATGTGGATGTACTGGCTCAGCGCCTTGTTGAGCGCCTCCTGGGGCCCGATGGCGTCGTCGACCATGCCAACGGTCTTGCCGCGGCGGAAGTAGGCGAAGTACGGCACCACCGTGTAGTGCTCGTACGGGCTGTAGCTGTCGTGCAGCGTGGCGGTGAGCGTGGTCACCGTCCACTTGACCCGCCGGCGCATCCGCCTGGCACGCAGCGCGCCATTGGCCAGCGCATCGGCAATCGAGTCCTGCGCCATGGTGGCCTCGACTTGGACGTCACCCGACGCCGGCCAGACGATGCAAGGCGTCAGCTCATAGACGTAGCGTTGCCGATCCAGCACGCGGAATCGCTCCAGGCCATCTTCCTTCTTGGCGTGGGCGTCCACGAACCCCATGTGATCGCGACTCGCGAACTTGCTGCGCGGCACCTCGTCATCCATGTCGCCGAAGTCGACGCCGGCGTCGTTGGTCTCGGCGGCCTTCTTGCGCGCGCTCGGGCCGTAGAGCTGGCCGATCTCGTCAAGCGTCAGCCACTTGGTGATGATCACGTCGCCCCATTGGTCGGGGTCGTAGGCCTTGGAATCCGGGTCAGGCACCACGTCCAGCGGATCGAGATGGTTCACCTCGATCTCGCCCTGGATGTTGGTATCGAAGCTCATGCGGACTTCGAAGTAGCCGCGCTGCTGGATCAGCCCGTCGCTGAAAACCTGCGTCTCGTGCCAATGCAGATTGCAAAGGTCGGAAACCTGCATGGCCACCTTCGAGAGGATCGTTGCCGTTGCCAGGTCAGCGTCCCCGCCGCGCGGCTTGAACGCGATGTCAACCCGGTTGTGCACCTGGTAGCCGATGGCGGAATTGACCGACGGCTTGATTTGGTTGAACTCGTAGGACGGCCTGCGTTCGCTCGCCAACTTTGCGAGATCGTCAGCGCCCCACTGCCGGCCACCGCCCAGATACATGTCCTCGCAGCGTGCGGCGTGCGGCAGGTAGTCCAGGTGGCCGCGAGCCTTGCCGTATTCGTAGCGCGCCCAGTTCTCGCGCGCGGCATCGTCGCCTGGGACAGTGATGGGAGTGATGCTCATGATCATTCGGCCATGTGGGAGCGACGGGAAATGACGGTGCGCTGGCTCAAGCGTTCACGCCAGCCAGGCTCGCGTGGCTTCGCCTTTGGCATCGGCAGATCGGCGACGAACGTCATGGCCACCGAGTCGCCCTTGTCGGGGCTGCGGCCCAGCACGGCGCGGATATCGTCCTTGCTGCTGATCTGAATGGCGGCGTCGCGCCCCATCGTCACCACCTTGTACCGAGGCGCAGTCAGGTCGCCCAGCAGTTCAGAGTCGGGGGGCAGCGCGATCGGATCCGCAGCCGTCGGGCTCAAGGCTTCGCGCATACGCCAGTACATCTCGGCGCGCTTATTGCGGAACCGGAGCTGGCCAGCGGCATCCATCAGCGAGCTGCCTTCCGAGCCCACCACGGGATGCACGTTCAAGCCCAGGCCGGTGAGAAAGTCCAGCGCACTGGAGCCAATGCCAATGCTGTCCACCGCCACTACAGCGCCATCGCGCAGCAGCGGCGCCACGAAGGCGGCCGCCGAAGGTCCATCCTTGATGACTGCGCCGGGCGCCGTCACCAGCCTGTCGAACCAGTTGCCGTGCCGGCGTGCTGCCGATGATTTATCTTGCCCACCCCGCGACGGGTCAAAGCCGAGCACGGTCATGACGCCTTTGGGCTCCCGCTCCGTCCAGCGTGCCTGCGCCGCCTTCACCCACTCGGTAGGGATCAGTTGCCACACCGGATCGGAGGTTCCCGCGTTGAAATCTCCGCGCAGCATCTGCGAGCGCAGCGGCTCGGGCAGGGCCTGCAGCGTGGCCTTGTAGCCGGTGCTGGTCAGAAACAGGTTGTCGTCGACACGGGAAGGGATGAATGTGCGACTCTTCGGCTGCACCATCTCATCGCCCACCAGCACGGGCTCAGCGCCAGGCACTTCCTGATCCTCACCCTTCGCATTCACGATGTACCAGCGCAGCTCGCCCGGCTTGGCCGGGTTAGGGTGCTGAGGATCCAGCCACGGTGCCCAGAACCGCTTCACCCATTCCCCTTCGGCGCTTGTCGGCGGATTGCCGGCGGCGACGACGCGCTGGCGCACATGAGGGTTGTCCGTGCGCATCCAGCCGATCAGCGTGCGGAACTGCAGCTCCGTGAAGTGCGTGATCTCGTCGAAGCCCTTGAAGTCGTGCGGACGTCCCTGGTACTTCACCCAGTCTTCCGGCCGCTGCACGCTGCCCAGCTCGAGCACCCGCTTTCCCGGCAGCCGCCACAGGTGGTCCTGGCCGTTGTAGCCATCGCGCGTGCCGAGAATCTCGGTCATGCGCTCTTCCAAGCCGATTAACTGCACCGCCTCGCGGCGGAACACGATGCTCCGCTCCTGCTGCGTCAAAGCCAGGCCCAGCAGCAAATCGGTCTTGCCACCACCGGCGCTGCCGCCATAGAACACGATGTCGGCCGGCGAATTGAGGGCCAGCGTCTGCGGCCCGGGCTGCGGCACCCAGATGCTCGGGTCAAGTTCCATCAGCAGCGCGTCTATCGCTGCGGTCTGAGCAGGCGGCAGGCTATGCATGCGCTGCAGCAACTCGGCGGCGGATGGCGCCTGCATCATGGCTCTTCCTTCGCCACCAGGCTGGCCAGCGCAGCAACCAGTTCCGGGTTCGCCTGCAGCGCGCGCGACATGCGCACCGCGCGCTCCGTCATCGTGAAGCCGCGGATCACCAGCGGGTTCTCCGCCGTGCCCACGTCGGCCTTGTTCCAGCCCTGGGCCTTCATGATCGAGTCCAGCGCGGCGCGCTTGTCGGCCCACTTGACCTTGCGCACCGCCAGCGGCGCAGCGTCCTGGCCACCCGCTATTTCCACAGTCTCGAAAGCCGCGATGGCTGCTGCAGCGTCATCGTCCAGCTCGTGCGGCCGCTTCAGCGCACCGTCTTCGTTGTAGGCCCGGCGCATGTCGAAGAACGCGATCCGGGCGTATTCGGCCAGGACGCGCTCACGGGTGATGGCCAGCTTTTCTGACAGCCGGTCACGTTCGGCCTGGATCGCCTCTCTCACTTCAGGCTTTTTTAAAGCCTCGCAGCCCGCCGTGCTGGCCGAACCCTTCGTACCGCCCCAACCAGCCTTCATCGCGGCCCTAGTGGCGTTTGGTTCCTCAAGAAAGGCTTCCACGAACTTGCGCTTGCGTGGTTCCAACTTGGCCAGCTTCCTGGTCACCCGCTTCGGCTGCTCCGGGCGCTTCCACGCGTCCCGCTGGGCTCTCTTCACGATGGCACTGTGAGCGACGCCATGCTCCTTGCCGATGTCCCGCAGCGCGATCAGCGTCGTCGTGTACGCACGCTCAATTGCCACCCAGTCGACAGAACGGGGCGGCGTGGACTGGTTCTTCGTGGGGTGACCAGTGGAATCGGAAGGCTTGGTGACCACGGCCTTCATGGTTCCGTGGCTTGGTCACTTTGACAAACCCTAGTGGGGGGCTGGCTCAGTGTTGGCGCTAGCTTGCAGCTTCTGCTTCTCAGCAAGGTAGGCGGCGTGGGCCTCTTCAGCAGTGTCGAACATGCCCAGATGGAGCGTCTTTCCCTTGAAGAAAAGTCTCGCGACAAAGCGGTTGCCCCTCCTCTCCGTCCCTACGAGCGGGTTCATAGCCACATTCTCGAGATTGCTGAACGCGTTGTTCATTTTGTTGCCATCGCGGTGTCTGATCCGGCCCGCAGGCCACTCGCCGGTCTTATGTAGCCAGGCTAGGTGGTGCCCTAAGAAGTGCTTGCCCCGCAGCCCGACGACGAGGTGCGACTTCTTGGAACCGGCCGCACTCACATGGCCGGCGGGGCTGCCCGCCCTGCCAAGCGGCGAGGTGTTCTTGCGCCACGTCAGTATCCCTGTGGTTGGGTCATAGTCCAGCACCAGCCTGATCTGCTCAGCAGTGGGCCGCTCGCCCTTTTTAAATACCCAACCCTTCCACGAATCGTCTCCTTCGGGTTCAGGGTCGCAGTCCGGATCAGCATCGCCGCCAGCCCCACGCGCGAACGGGGCAGAATCTGACGCAGCCCCTAGCCTGCGAAGCGAGGAAGCCTTCCTCCCTTTCAAGCTGGTGGCTGCGGTTCGTTGTGACTCCCTGCCCTTGGACATGATCGCCGAGAACATGCTGTGCAGATCCTGGCTCGTCTGCAGATTGCTGAAATGCAGCGCATCGCCCACCAGGAGGCTGGCCAGCATGCGGCGCTCTTCGGGGTACAGGTCCAGGCATAGATCGCCGATTTCCAGCTTTGCCAGCCCGCCCTGAACCAGGGTCACTGTCACCGGCCGAGCTGGCGGGTGCTGCTCGACGAGCTCGAACACACCTGGTAGCGGGCGCCGTAGATAGCCGGCATCAACCCATTCGCGCAGTCGGTCGTCGACCGTCGTCAGGGTGCAGCCGGAGGTGGAGGCGATCGCTTGACGTGTCGCGATCAATCCCTGAGCCTGCAGCTCCACGATGGCATTCCAGACCGGGCGACCGCCCGGTGTAAGCCATGGCGTACGCGCATGGTTCGCTCGGCTCTCGGCGGTTCGTGCGGCCATTACGGGTAGCTCTCCTCAAAGTGCTGGATCAATCCGGCGCGGAGGTGCGGCGGGACAGCCAGACACTCCTGGCGCATCTGCCGACGCGCAGCAAGGCTGTCGCCCCAGTGGTCGCAGGCGCGCTTGGCGGCGGCCAGGAGGTCTTGGATGGAAGGGTGCTCCTCGATGGCTTCAGGCAACGCTGACATGCTCGGGCTCCTGGCTGAACGTAACAAAGGACAGTGGGAATCTGCGGTGCTGCGTCCGGTACTGCATCGATGGCCGGTCGTACCAGAGCTTGAGCACGTAGTTCTGAACGTCGCCGTTGCGCTGCTTTTGAAGCTCCAGCCTGGCATCTGGTGAGCCGTCGTCCACTTGCGAGGCGTCCTTCTGCGCGCGCCACACGCTGAACACGTTGTCGGCACCGTCGGTGATCTTGCCGCTGCCTGCCACGTCCAGCTTGCCAGGCGCTTGGGACTCGTCCCTGGCCTTGCGTGGATGTGCCACCAGGTGCACATGGACGTCCAGACCGCGGGCGAACGCGCACAGCTTGCGCACTGCCTCCTTCTGCGCCGTCATGCTGCCCGGGCCGTCTTCAGGCACGTCGATCATCATCAGGCTGTCGATCACGAAGTGCGAGCAGCCGTAGCGCCGGTGGGCGTAGGTGAACACCTCCAGCAGCCGAGCCAGCTTGGCGGGCCCCATCAGGTCGAACAGCCAGTAGCGCTCACGCATCCACTCGCCCGCCGCGCGGATGTAGGCTTGCGTCGGCCGGCCAGTGCCCGTGGCTTGCCTGATGCTGCGCTCCAGCAGCGACGCTGGTTTCATCTCTCCGCTGAACACGACGAACGACTCTCCCTGAGCGATCAGGCCGAGCTGCACCTGCGACAGCAGCAGGCTCTTGCCGTGCCCGTTGATGCCGGTCCAAACCGACAGCTCACCGCGCCGGAATTCAAACCAGGGC belongs to Ottowia testudinis and includes:
- a CDS encoding terminase small subunit, with protein sequence MKAVVTKPSDSTGHPTKNQSTPPRSVDWVAIERAYTTTLIALRDIGKEHGVAHSAIVKRAQRDAWKRPEQPKRVTRKLAKLEPRKRKFVEAFLEEPNATRAAMKAGWGGTKGSASTAGCEALKKPEVREAIQAERDRLSEKLAITRERVLAEYARIAFFDMRRAYNEDGALKRPHELDDDAAAAIAAFETVEIAGGQDAAPLAVRKVKWADKRAALDSIMKAQGWNKADVGTAENPLVIRGFTMTERAVRMSRALQANPELVAALASLVAKEEP
- a CDS encoding DUF6682 family protein — translated: MTVDDFISAFRAGTLDVAKPFLWSAEEIVSYLNEAVQEACERARLIEDRSTPAVCAIGLVPGQSTYDLHASVFEVKRLALRGHPLTETSVEALDDQQPGWEVRSGAPRCFIFEQASGALPARVRLVPTPMQAESLSLTVYRGALTPLNADRGSDKPGIHERYHPRLLDWMLHRAYLKQDAETFNPTKAAQSLTLFEQAFGERPDANVQRKHRDLAPPIVRSNW
- a CDS encoding HNH endonuclease → MAARTAESRANHARTPWLTPGGRPVWNAIVELQAQGLIATRQAIASTSGCTLTTVDDRLREWVDAGYLRRPLPGVFELVEQHPPARPVTVTLVQGGLAKLEIGDLCLDLYPEERRMLASLLVGDALHFSNLQTSQDLHSMFSAIMSKGRESQRTAATSLKGRKASSLRRLGAASDSAPFARGAGGDADPDCDPEPEGDDSWKGWVFKKGERPTAEQIRLVLDYDPTTGILTWRKNTSPLGRAGSPAGHVSAAGSKKSHLVVGLRGKHFLGHHLAWLHKTGEWPAGRIRHRDGNKMNNAFSNLENVAMNPLVGTERRGNRFVARLFFKGKTLHLGMFDTAEEAHAAYLAEKQKLQASANTEPAPH
- a CDS encoding terminase, with translation MMQAPSAAELLQRMHSLPPAQTAAIDALLMELDPSIWVPQPGPQTLALNSPADIVFYGGSAGGGKTDLLLGLALTQQERSIVFRREAVQLIGLEERMTEILGTRDGYNGQDHLWRLPGKRVLELGSVQRPEDWVKYQGRPHDFKGFDEITHFTELQFRTLIGWMRTDNPHVRQRVVAAGNPPTSAEGEWVKRFWAPWLDPQHPNPAKPGELRWYIVNAKGEDQEVPGAEPVLVGDEMVQPKSRTFIPSRVDDNLFLTSTGYKATLQALPEPLRSQMLRGDFNAGTSDPVWQLIPTEWVKAAQARWTEREPKGVMTVLGFDPSRGGQDKSSAARRHGNWFDRLVTAPGAVIKDGPSAAAFVAPLLRDGAVVAVDSIGIGSSALDFLTGLGLNVHPVVGSEGSSLMDAAGQLRFRNKRAEMYWRMREALSPTAADPIALPPDSELLGDLTAPRYKVVTMGRDAAIQISSKDDIRAVLGRSPDKGDSVAMTFVADLPMPKAKPREPGWRERLSQRTVISRRSHMAE
- a CDS encoding N4-gp56 family major capsid protein, with protein sequence METNFAALTPIQKVNWARETWSAARDQMFVKNFMGKGENSVIQVVKELTKTEKGEQCIFHLVADLVGDGVIGDNEREGNEEAMDSHSQIITIDQISHGVKNKGKLADQKTVINFREQGRDKLAYWLANRVDQLAFLTLSGISYGFNNDGSVRAGSPFPNLAFSGDVTAPSAKRSLMWDGSSLQLSSTGSITNAYVPKYGMIVDAITYAKTHRIKPLMAGGKPYYAMFVQPGTLGALKKDPDYQRAVVAVAAKLGMDSPWFTGATVTVDGAVIHEHSLVYSTLGAAAGSKWGAGGNVNGTRTLLCGAQALGMADLGPGDWVEKLFQYDSQVGLNIDKILGLLKPKFYSIYDRSTEDFGVVSIDHYLQ